In the genome of Primulina tabacum isolate GXHZ01 chromosome 13, ASM2559414v2, whole genome shotgun sequence, the window AGATTTAATTGTGTTATTTGGATATAGAAATATTTTAAGCAAtgttttctatatttttttccaTGTTTTCTATATTCAAGTCCCAAATGTGAGATTTTGTTTTaaacatgatattttgataCAAAATGAAGTATAAGTCATTGACATTTTTTTATGCCttttgttatttaaaaaaattatataatttcaaTTAATCTCGATTACTTCTATGTCAattaacattaaaataattaattaaataaatttctaCATCAATTATGGAAAGAATAGCAAAGGACAcataaatttatttgaaaatacaTAGTTGCTCTCTTGAAGATATACGCAAACAATTTAGTTAAGATAGGTTGTAACGTCATTTTTGGcgcaataataaattaattatacgGAATCTATACTACAAAAATCAAGCACCCCTACCCTAACAGAATCTTGCAAGTATTATTTCACAAAAATGAAAATTGTCtcaacaaaaacttgtgtgagacggtttcacggatcgtattttgtgagacggatctcttatttgagtgatccattaaaaaatattaatttttatgctaaagtattacttttactatgaatatcggtagggttgacccgtctcacagataaagattcgtgagatcgtctcacaagagacctactcaaaactAGTAAACTAATTGGTTGCTTAGATAATATATGTTGACGAATTTTAATAACATTTCGACCTTGACTTAGTATTTAATGATGATATGATAGAAATCTACTCAAGAAATACATCATTTAAATTCGTCACTCAAATCAAATTTCTTACTCCGAATCAAATTGTTTCATTCGACACAAGATAAAAGAATTTGAGCTTATTAATTTTTTCTAGAaacatttattttcttttccttttgtAACTAATTTGTTGGAaagaacccaaaaaaaaaaggaaagaaagaaagaaacaccAAATCATCTGCTATTTGTAGGACCTTAGCAGTCATAAGTTCCATCGAATTAGATGACAAAACTTGTCGGGTCTTGGTTGGTGTTTTGATTACACAGTGAAGTTCGATGGCTGGTCCCGTATCACCTGAAATCCCAATTGCATGCAAGCCCTAGTTGAATGTCAAAATCCCAAATTGCACATGGAGGATCGTGGATAAATATATATTCTCAGAAATAATTATGCAACATGTTTCTGCCACCTTAGACAAGGATCCGTCAGTAATTTTCACAGTCAAATCTTCTCTGCATGGACAGTACTTGTTGAAAAGAGTAACATCTCCGGTCATATGATCAGATGCTCCCCATTCCACTATCCATGGGctttttttctttgaatttaCAGTGAGAGCACTTAAGAAATTCCTTTTTTGTGCCACACTTCCTGTTCCCactatgttatatattattctgCGGTGAGAACAACTTTTGCAATAACTCGAGTTGCTCCTTGCTGAATAAGCTGGAATCTGATGTGGAAGACCCTTCATTGACTGAGGCATTACTGCCTCGGCTCTGCTTGTCATGAGTTGAACATGCACACTTTCAGTTTGGGGTTTTCCATGCATGAATCCCAACAAGTGTCAAAGTTGTGAGTAGAGGCTTCTTGCATTTTTCAAACCATAACTTCCTTTTTTTGTTGATTGTCACTATTAACTTGTTGAGTGCCTCGTGATGCCAATGTTGAGTTCTCTATAGAATAGTCGGTGGTTTGTTCCCCCAGCCTCACTTTTTTCCTGCTTTCTTCTCTACGAACTTCAGAGAACTTCTCTAATATGCAGAAGTGGTTTCATCCCTAAATCCTAATATTCTCCCTCAAACTTCATCTGGGTTCCTGTTAAGTCACATTATAAACTCGAATATTATTTTCCTTTCAACGATTTCACGAAATTTCTTCGGACAGCCCCACTGGTTCTCTTCAAACACCTCCAACCGCGGCCAATGGCGTGTGAGTATAGTGTGGTATTGAGTGACAGTGAGATCTCCTTGTCGGAGATCATGGAGTGTGGTTTCTATTTCAAAGATCTCGTGTGTGTGTCCCTCACTGAGTAAAATTCCTTAGCATCATTCCATATTTTATGGGACGCGAAGGAAATTTTCGCCGATCTCTTTTTTCCTATAAGATAATCATCCAAACCTTTGCCGCAAATGTAAATCATTATAAATTCTGACCATTCAAGGTAGTTTTGCTCATTCAATATGTGTCATGTAACTTAAAAATTAAGCCTCATTTTCGATCATCAACAaacacattaattattattttgtagTATGCTCGCAAAAGGGTTCTTCTCAAATATGCCAACAATCCAATATAATGTACATTTTTTTCCATATATTAAATTCGATCGTTAACCATACAAATTTCAGTATCATAATCAGAAATACTACTTGAACCGAATACCGATTCATAACCTTTGGTACTCTTCCACAGAAGCAGCTGGTCCCGATATTTATTAATTACTTCGCCCTCCCTTCACACAAATCCCCACGGCTAAGCTGCGAAGCAACAAATTTGTCCAGATCTCTCCAATCTCTTACTATCTCTGCATCTGCAAAAAGTACTATTTATTGTTTCTTCATTCTTGCCATTGATTTCTGCTGAATTGGATAACAATTTCGCCCTTTTTCTGGATGGACTCTCCAGCTACGGGAGATGAATGAAATCATGTAAATTTTCAGGGGCTTGTGTACATGTTTCCTGCTTGCATATCAGCTTCTGATGAAGAAAACCTGAGGGATGCTGCCTTGTTACAATGTGATCAATGGGATCCAGCATGCAGAAACACGACCATATATGTTTGTAATACAAAGAATTAATAAAAGAAATTGCTTATCAAAGATATATTCTCGAGTTTCATCATACATTAGTCAGTGCTCAAAAATTTTAACTAGAGAACGTGAAAATGTGTCATGACTCATGAAAATGAGTTGAAGAAATCCTAATCAAGCAATTGCAAGTAAACACGAGTTTCttataaaaaagaaagaaaggaagCACGCAGAATTAAAACATTTGTTACCTTGAAAATCCCATGGTTCAATTCTATACAGATCAATATCCCTAATAACATCAAGATCTATCTTCTGCGATGCAATCTTCTTCCTAAGATAGTACCCTACTAGCTCTTCATCTGTTGGACGAAaacgaaatctaggtggaacaCATGATTCCATGGTCAAATATGTCATCTATATCTCTGCATAAATTTCACCGCCGCCGCCAGCAATACTACAACTtatacatgcatatatataGGTCGAAAGACAAAAAACAAAATACTACTAGttttcttttactaaatcatCTCGAAATCATATGTAACTGCatatgtgtgtgcgtgtgtgtgtaACTCAAGAATGAGAGgtaaaaaaaagattaaaatgTGAAAATGAAAGGAATTATGAACCCTACAAATCAAAAGGTGACAAGTGCCATAAGATATAATCATCAGGTTAATTGTTGAACACTAGACATTTGTTATTCGAAAATAaccctttttttttaattttttttactcaaTTACTTTTGTCTAATTTTAGAATAATAATTAGAATGCAAAGGGAAAGGGAGATGAAATGATGAGCGTTGCTCCTAATGCATGAAAACTAATCAAGGGGGCGGTGAGGGATAGACAGTGACATGTAATGGTGTTGTCTCGGGCTGCAGGCGAATGCAGAAATGGCTCtcgtttaaatttatatataatatatattgtcCATTACCTACCGGCAACTAACCTCCTTATAGTTATAATGTATGCTTCTGAaattagttatatatatataaataagtgGCTCCAAAAGGACGTGCAAAGTGTTGGTGATGTGAAGAAGTATTCAATTAAGGAAGCACGCGGGGTTTGAGAGGAGACAATGCTGCAAAAAGAGAAGATCCTATTGTTGGAATCAAGATGGAAGCTGACCATGTTGTCATCTTGTCTGGACTTCAACTGTTACTCATGTTTTTCATACTATAGAGATGTGACTGTTATCTCATCTTACACATTTTTTTAATACCTTTTTTCAGTGTGGAATGCATTGGATCATACGTTTTGGCCACTGAATCTATCATTGAGGCAATATCGAAGCTACGTTCACACACAGACATCCTTTTATATTTAACTCCAAAGGGCACCATGATTCACAGACATACGCCCTTTCATCCATTTTGGTGGAATACTTGTACTGTTTAGAAGTCCACCAATGCTTTCAGTTTCCATAAGAGGGGAGGTAAAAAGATCATGCCATATGTAACGAAGTATCCTGTTCAATTATAATACAAAAGAGATATAAAGGTAAAAATTATGTATGTCATTTTAGAGACTACATTTAGTATCTTAAATGTTTTCTCTCAGTTTTAATCCTATAAAATTGATGGTGAAAGTATTTTACTTGTCCATAAAACGTACATActgataaattatatattataaattttgtaagattcataacaaatattattatattttgtcTTAAACGCTTATTTGTTACTCAATGTCATTTATAACAAAATACATATTGTCCTCTTTCCGGGTTTGGCCACTCCGAAACGCTATTTCACGAGGAATGTTGCTTAAGGCTTGTGGGCTACTATGAAGCGCTATTTTAGGCTTGTTAGGGTTCGTCTTTCAATTGACTGACAATTCAGTAGTGGCCGTGTGTGTATTATTATGCAAGTTTTGTCAAGATGGAGATTTTTTGTGACACTCGGGGCCCCGATTGTCCAATCCATAAGGTCAGCAGCAACGCCAAATCCTTCGACTATTTATTGGGCTTCGTTCCATTCTACGGATGTTTGTTTTGAGAAATGGAAACACGAGTTTAAAGCTGTAAGTTCGGTCATAATTTTGTTCCTTCTTTGAGTTTATTTGTGTTTTTGCGATATTGAGATAGAGAAATGTTTGGTAGTGAGAAGGAATTGAGCATAAATTGTAGTCTTGTATTATATACTACCAAGGTGTTGTAGAAGTTCTTAAACTTGACTGTAActtaaaattttgttcttggcaCTGGAATTGCACTTGCTTAATTATTATCATGAAGAGAAATGTAAACTTATGTTGAAGTTATGAATTGGTCTTGAATCTGGATGATTGTTTCTATTTATATTCTGAAAGTTACGCAACGATCCTGATTACCTGCAATCATAAGATTGTTTTGGACTGTTGGAAAGGAAGTTTATTTTCAATGACACAAGTGAGAATTGGTTATTAGATGGAGTTTTGAACTTTTGCTGCTTCTGCTATTCCTAAGTTCACTAATCTGGTcattgttaaaaaataataataactaagTAGCGATGAACTGATTTACTAATTGTCAAATGCATGCTACTATATATCATGTAAGAAGCTGAGTTTCATTATGATTTCTATTTTTGACTATGTATTGCAGGATGTAGGAAGCAACAAACAACCATCTAAGGTAAAGAAGCTACCATCATTTTTAGAGTTCGATTTTTCCATATTTATCACGATATTACCAAATTGTGATTTGAATTTGTGGTTATGAAACAACCATAAATTAGACTCTGCTAAACAGTTAAACCATTTGACATGTATAGTTCAACTTTGAACATTCTCCTCTCGCATTCTTAGAGATATTATGCCCTCTCTATAGCCAAAATCACGAATTTAAGCAGTTTAGTTATAGTGTTACTTGTGAGTTGTGATTATGATCTTTCTTTTTGTCAAGTTCATAGTAAAGCATTATTATTTAAAGTAGTTCCATCAATTTTCTGGTGCATCGAACTACATAAAAACTGTCTCAAACATATCAAAGAAATAATACTAGTACTTTCGGGGAAGGGCATTTGGTTCACCGGGTGGTTCAATTTTAAATGGATAGAGATATTGGGTTCAGCGGGGAGTCTACCAGTGGGATCTTAACAAAGTGTGTGACTCAAGAGCAGCGACCCAAGAGCTATATTTTTGTCCCCATTAGTTGATAATTCATTGATTTTGTTAATCTAAAAGGACTGAAAGATGACCTTTAATGCTGTTCTAATATATCTTTCTTGTGTAGTTAATATGGCTACTGCTGTTGACATCTTCGGCATAAATTCAAATTCATCCActaaattttttgtttaaatactTAATCAACTCTTTTTCACTCTCTCAAAATTTCGTTGTATGATCTATTAGCTCAATACCTCTGTAATTAATGAAATTCAAGAACCAAGCcttttttaaaatcacatatcgTTATTCTTTCACTGTGAACAACTTCAGAAGTTCTTGATTGGAATTAATTTTGCAGTAGTCTGTAAGCCAAGGAATCCATTTTTTTAATGTGCTTGTAAACCCCTAGTGCATATCTTCATTTTTAACAAGGATTAATATCTggtttttctcaaatttttttcGGATGATTCAAAACTATTTAGGTTGTAGGTGTAAGGGGTTTAGTAAATGGCACATACTTGTCTCCTCTATGCTTACATTTGGCTCCTCTTAAGGCTTTGGAACATTGAACTGTCTTAGTGCTCCATTTGGTTCTGTGATTGTAGCTCTAAAACCTTTCAGAGAATAAAATGTATCTATTAAACTTTATTTGCTTCCTTTATCCCAATTCCCAGTGTTCATACTGCAGCTTTCCTTTGACAATTTCTTAATATAGCATCTCATGCTCTTTAAATACAAATTTCTTAACCAAGGACAAAAGTTTTCTCAGTACTTACAACCTCAACCTACTCCTTCGGCATGCTTCATCAATCTTTATAATGACCAGAATCATGTAACGTTGAACTCGCCCATTTTTCTGCTGATGTCAGACATTAACTTCGGTGAATCGTCTCTTGCTCTGTGGCTCTCTCATGATTCTTTTGCTCTGTGGCTCTCTCATGATTTACCAATACGTGGGTGCTATGTAATTTccaaaataatgtttttttttggGTAAGTCAATTTTTGTGTTACTGAGTTTTTTTCTAAGTTCTCTGATATTGAGAGCattgtttcagaattgtataaGGTATGCAGTACGGCAGAAGCGTGCTGACACAAAGAAAGCTCTTAAAAATCTACTCTTCAATGGGGGCTGCTCGATAACAAAGCCTGAGGTATTCATCTGGCCTATTTGAGATACATTTTCTGTGATTGATGTCCGGTGTAGCATTTTCCGTTCCCTTTTCCGATATTTATACACATATTTAGATGTTTTTACACACTAATGTAATACATCAAGTATGTATCGTGCATCATTGATCATGTGATTTCTTCCCAATGtgattttaataataaacaagcagtaaattattaacAAGAATTCTTCTTATTCATCAACCCTTTGTCCCCAATATATCCTTTTTCTTGGGGTACCCGAAATTGAAGTCAACCACCAAAACAGTCGTGTGATTTTTCAGTGCAATTTTAAAATGGGATCTGATTTACACGTCCAACAATGCTCTACTGTTTTCTGGGCAACATGAAATAAGTTGACGGTGTAGATATTCATCGCTTTCTATTCAACATAAAGATTGTAGCTAAAGAGTCACACCTGTCATAGTTGAAGAGTTGGTCAGACGTCAGAGTATTGAATCCATGACAGTAACATGACTTTACTTGTATGACCCAGATGCTCATATCTCTTGCAAAGTAATTTGATTTAGGGATTCCTTATGGACTCATGGTGTCAATAATAATTGAGTAAAGAATCGTTTAAAAGCGAACATGGTCCTAGTTCATCGTAGGTAAACCAATTGATGTTGAAAAAATTATACTTTAGGTTTGTGATGATCCTGAACTTTACTTTTTGTTGACATTGGATTCTCTAGTTTCATATAATGTCTTGGCTgtgcaaatattgtttttatgatttctTTAAAGCTTTCCTCTATCAAAGTTAAACCTATATCGTGCCCGGCAATTGTTTTTTTGCCAATTCTTCCTATCAATGGATAGCTTTTTGTCTTTTTCCTGACTTGCTTGTGTTGGATATTGAAAGAAGTTGATATTTGCGTACATTGTatagaaatatttttcgaaGATTGAAGAAGACTACAGGGACCAGTTAAACAAAAAACCTCGAATAAAGCCTGCTCGTCAAGCTCAGAGAGCTTACCACAAGAAAATGAAACGTTAGTTTATTTTCAATCTTTTATAGTTGAGTTGTTGCAAAGTTTCTCTTGGATCATGGGTATGATCCTGCCTTCTTCTCAGAATGCCTCTGCACTCTGTCAGATCACTGATTTAGCACTTAAGCACTTGTCACAGGATTTATCCTTGTGAATCACTAGAAGGGTAACCAACTTAAAATTTTCTTGTCTAGTACGTCAGTGGAATTCAATTTTGTTGGTTTTTTTTAACATAGTCCTATCTGTGCAAATGCATTAGTGGATTATTATGGTTGAGGGATCTGGCCTGATTCCTTAGCCCTGGCGAACTCAACTCAACTCAACTCAACCGtgatatccaaatttcaaatatttttagaagCTGTTCGGTGATATCATCTGTCAAAGTTTTGTTATCTAGATAATAGGTGCATGTTGAGTTTTTGAATGTGATCCTTACACGGCACGTGAAAATGAAACAGATGTTCTATCTCTTTTTTCTACCCCTAACTTTCAGCCCagctaaaataaaaaaaaatatggtaAAAACAAGATCATTCTTTGCAAAGTATTATCGGTTTTTTTCTTCGTTTCAACTTTTGGGAGAGATTTTGGTAGTCGTGGAGCTTATTGGGAGACTTGTTGTGTGGCTAGGGCTCATATAAAAAACCATCTCTCACCAAGGAAAATATGTTTTGAATTTGTGTCCAAATATCATAGACCAATGTTCATATACTTATAACTGGAGGTTTGCATCTAAAATTATTAGACTCCGGGATTTTGTTTTTGTGGAGTTATATTTATAGACATTCTTTTCTGAGGACGCACCCCCGTTTTTGAATATGGGAGAGAGATTTCTTATTGTAATTATGATACTTTTGGAGAAATTCCTGGTTTCCTGTTCCTTTTGGTGGCTCCCCTTGTGACTACTTACTTACGTTTTAAAGAATTCTTCTCCCCGACTCATATATTTGCTATCCTGAAATAATTTACAGCTAGTGTACTGCCCTAGGATTACGATTTGTTTTTGTTGCAGATTAATTGAATATCGTAATGATATGTGTCCAGGCGCATATGTAGTGAGTGAAACTACACTTTTTGTCAATTTTCAGGAAAGCATCGGAGAGAGAATTCTTGTGAAGATTTTGATGAATACCGTGAGAGAATATTTGAAGCTACCAATGGGAAAAGATGCTTTGAGGGGACCTTCAAACCCTGGGAGATGGGATTTGATTGGAGAGAAAGTTCGGACTGGAGTAAGAGCACATACCAAGAACATGGTGCCAAGAGTAGGATAGGATCTGATTACGAGTCTTTCGTTGTCGGAACTTATGCTGATAGGAGAATTCTTGGCTTACCAACTGCTGGCCCGTTGAAAATTGAGGATGTCAAGTGTGCGTAAGTACTCAAATTGCAATATGTTTTCATATAAAGTTTTATGAAGGACGGCATGCTTGTAGATTCTGTTATTATTGATGTTTAACTATAAGAAGTGTTGTTCATGCAGTTTTCGCCAGTCAGCTTTG includes:
- the LOC142522670 gene encoding uncharacterized protein LOC142522670 isoform X1; the protein is MQVLSRWRFFVTLGAPIVQSIRSAATPNPSTIYWASFHSTDVCFEKWKHEFKADVGSNKQPSKNCIRYAVRQKRADTKKALKNLLFNGGCSITKPEKYFSKIEEDYRDQLNKKPRIKPARQAQRAYHKKMKRKHRRENSCEDFDEYRERIFEATNGKRCFEGTFKPWEMGFDWRESSDWSKSTYQEHGAKSRIGSDYESFVVGTYADRRILGLPTAGPLKIEDVKCAFRQSALKWHPDKHQGPSQTDAEENFKNCANAYKSLCNALATA
- the LOC142522101 gene encoding NAC domain-containing protein 37-like, with the translated sequence MTYLTMESCVPPRFRFRPTDEELVGYYLRKKIASQKIDLDVIRDIDLYRIEPWDFQGNKYAEIVRDWRDLDKFVASQLSRGDLCEGRAK
- the LOC142522670 gene encoding uncharacterized protein LOC142522670 isoform X2, encoding MQVLSRWRFFVTLGAPIVQSIRSAATPNPSTIYWASFHSTDVCFEKWKHEFKADVGSNKQPSKNCIRYAVRQKRADTKKALKNLLFNGGCSITKPEKYFSKIEEDYRDQLNKKPRIKPARQAQRAYHKKMKRKHRRENSCEDFDEYRERIFEATNGKRCFEGTFKPWEMGFDWRESSDWSKSTYQEHGAKSRIGSDYESFVVGTYADRRILGLPTAGPLKIEDVKFFASQL